The genomic stretch TGCGATGTAAGGTCACGCCAAACTGCACGGTCAGGGCTTGGTCATACGCCCAAGGAGATAGAAAACGTTTAAGGTCTTCCTGCATTTGGGTTTGATAGAAACTTATGTCAAATCCCTCATGAAACTTTACTTTGGTATCCACTTTTACTTCTTCATAATTGGGATTGATGATCTTTGCCTGGACATGAAAACTGTTCAGGTCGTTGATAAAGGTGGCCACTTCGTTTAAGGTAGCTTGGCTGACCCTAGGCTGGTAAATGTCGAAAACCGCTTGCTTGACAGTGTCCGGTACCAGGATAATGGTGACATTTCCAGGAGATTGAAATGCTTGTTCACACGTATGGTTAAGGCATTTTACTTTATAGACATTTGGAAAATGCTGCAAAATCAAGTGCTCGTAATCCCATAAGGTAATGGCTCTCTTTTTGTGCCTCAGTCGTTCGCTGATCCTTCGATAATAGGCATCGTCTCCTTCCTGGTCGCTGCCATCAAAAGAAGAAAATGGTTGATTAATTGATTTTATGCTGCTCAGGCGTTGCTGCAGCTTGCTGATCGTGGCAGCATCCAATCCTTTGGCAAGATGGTCTCCTGTATTTCCCTTATCTTCAAATACCGCTTCTACTGCCTGGGCTTTGATGTCAATCAGCTGACAAACCACATCATAGGGCTTCCTCATGGACGCTCGAAGCCAATGAAGCCCTGTGGGAAGTTTTGTACTTTCCTTAGAGGCGTCTTTAGGTAGGGAAAAGCGGAATATTCCTGATTTCAAAAAACGGGGACTTTGGTTAAGCAGCACATGATCGCTTTTTAACTCCTCCCAATGATCACCTTTCAGATAGTGCCAGCTTATTTGTTGGTTGCCTGTGAATATATCTTTGGCAATTGGATTTTCGCTTCCTTCCAGAAACTGGAACAGCAAGGTGACTTGCTGAAGGGCTTTTGCATTTTCAATGCCTATATATAGCTCTCCCCCCTTGCAAAATGCCGGAACCACCATCAGATCCTTTTGGACTTTCGCTTGGTCTGGTGAAAAAACCTGTAAATGACCAAAGGGCTCTTCATGGATAATGTGAATATTTTTCTCAGCACTTTCCGACCAAAAGTCAATCGTAGCACTGGCCGTATAATCCAATCTGAGATTTTCTACTAATGGCGTGTATGGTTCATTTGGAAGAACACCTACATCATTAATCCCTTCTCTGCCGTTGATCGTTGCTAAGGTGAAATAATGTGGGTATTTCTCATGTAGGAATGAATTGACCAAACGGATCTTTAGTGTTTTATCTTCTCCTGTATCCCATTGGGGATTATCAAAACTAAAAGCAGATGAGTATACGGATCCATTTTTCTGGAACAAATTAATGGTTTCGGAAACATCGTCAGGGTACTTTCTGACTTTAAAATAGTTGTCACTGGTGACCGTTTGGTTTAATGAAACCAATACATTTGATCGATCGGTCTCCTTTATTTCGACGATTTTATTGTCATAAAATTCCCTTACTATTTTTTGACGATTTTTTGAAGTTTTGGCTTCTTCCGCCTTTTCCAATTTTTCTGTAATGTCTTTAATAATCGCCGGGGAATTATATGCCATATAATGTTCCACAAAATCATCCGGTGTATTCAGATAATCCATACTAAAACTGATGTCCTTAAGGGGTTTGGACATTGCTTCGGGATAATGGATGGTAAAGTTAGCTCCCTTTAAAGCCCTCGGGCCAAAAGGAAAAAAAGGCTTGGAAGGGTTTAAAGTGCCTAAATCATTTTCAACTTTCACATGCTCCACTCCAAAAACATCGGTTTGGACAGTGACCTGATGTAGAGGGTTTTCATTGAGCAAACGATAAAGGTTATAACCTTCCCTGTTTTCTGTCCTGAAAATCACCCTCAGCAAGGGCGTTTGAATGGCATAATTTCCACCGTGAATCCCAGCGTCATAGGCAATGACTGGAGAAGCAGATTCATCCAGGTTAATTTGAAGGATCAATTTGTTATTTCCCACAGGAGTATTGATAAACGCTGGTTCATTTTCAAGCACGAACGCTTCCTCACCTATCCAACCCTTTTCACCGGTTAATTCCAGTTTTAGGGCTTTCTGTAAAAGTGCAAGGTCTATGGTCTCTCCTAGTATATTATGCTCGAACAGCAGCGTTACCGTAATCCACCGGTTTCCTTCTGCCAGGTTTAATAGATGGCTGCCAATGGTAAATCCCAATTTGGCGTTTGGAAGTGTTGGCAGTTGGGTGGAGGCATTGCAGCTTTTGGTATATCCAAAGGGCCACCACTTTTTAGCTTCCTTTGGAAGATCCGCCCCTTGGCCGTCATAGGAATTGGCGATAGGAGCCATTACTATCGTTCCTGTTGCATCTGAGGTATCAAGTTCTTTGATGGCTGCTTTATCTACCGTAATATCATTATAGACACTTTTTAGTGCCACGACTTGGGCTTTATTGATGATGGATTCCTCTATCGTCAAGTATGTCCTTTTGGTTCCAGCACTGTCTTTTCCACCATCCAGAGCAGTGTTCTTTTCCAGTTTCCCTTCAGATAAGTTCTTGGCCAGCTCGAATATCAAGTAAACATGATCAGGTGTTAATGGCTCCTTTTCAATTTGAAGTATATCCTGATAGTAAAAATCAAGGTGTCTTTTGGTGAGTTGATTAAAGCGATCCTGGCTGATTTGCAGTAATTTGATAAAGCAAACAAAGAGTGTTAGGTGTGGTGTAAGGTCTTTCGTAGCTGCCTTTTCGGCTAAAAATTGGTCAAAAGAGTCTTTTAGCAGATCCAATTTCTCCCTATCCTCCAAATTGTCCAGCCAGGAAGTGTCTTTCAGAAAGTGTCCGAAGAATTTTTCCCAATCACCAGCAGGTTTATTCTCTGATTCCTTAGTGTAAAAAAGAACGTGCTTAGAAAAGTTAAGTGCAAAAGCATACCAATCCCCAAGTTCAAAATCCTGTAGTTTTACACTTTCAGGAGACAGATGATCCAAGACCAAATCAGGCCTGCCTGTGCCGTCCCTGTTCAAAATATTAACAATATGATTGCAATCTGCGCTCATTGGTTTTAGATTATATTGTTATGCCTTTGTTCCAATTGTCCCCTTAATGTAAGTCCCGGTCCTAACGGTTTATATTGGTTCCTTCTTCGATATAGAATGGATAGACCATATTGTTTCGTGCATTGGTGGCCCTGACCCTGTAATGGAGATGAATGAGTAATTCTCCCCTTAATTCGTCTCCTTGTGTAATGTCGATTTTCTCCGTTTCGATCCGTGGTTCATGGTAAAGTATGGCATTTTTGATAAGCTCGGTGACATAGGTTTTTAAGGTCCTGTTAATCGAACTGAACAATAGCTCATCAAGGTTACAGCCATAAGTAGGCTGCATGATTCGCTCACCAAGCTTGGTTCCGAAAAGGATTTCCAGGCTTTGGTTGATGTCTTCTACTCCTGTGGTGGTTTTCAAACGGCCGCTTTCCTTGGTAAATTCAGGGGGAAAGCTCCATCCGGTTCCTAAAAATTCGTTACTATCTGCCATGACTTTTATCCGATTAAAACTGTAGGTTCGCCTATCACAATACTGCCTCCATGGGCCGTAGAATCTCCAAGTCTCGCTGCCGGCATTCCTCCTATCAACACCGTGGATGACCCCATCACGATACTGTCAGGAGGTCCAGTACACGTGGCCATATCGCCCACACGCGCAGCCGGCATTCCACCGATCAAGACGGTAGGCTCACCGGGGGGCATGATGGGGCCTCCCACATGGGGAACTGTACCCGTCACCATTGGGCAGACATGCATATCGTTTGCTCTTGCTGCTGGCATTCCCATTTTTTTAGCTGTTAGATGTTAGAAATAAAATGTTCGATGTGTCACTTTCTTCGTGCTTCCCCTCAATTGATCTGTACCAAAGAGCCCTTGAGCACTGCTACAGCACTGGTGCTTACTTCTGCTCCTGCGCTGCCTTCTGCTTTGAACTGGGCATTGGCCTTTACATTTACATTGGTGCCTTCCAGGTTAAGGTCTCCAGTTGCCTTGATATTGAAATCCTTCGCTGCCTCCAACGTAATACCACTGCTGTCCATCACTGCGGTATTGCCATTTTGATCTTCAATGGTAATACTCCCGGCATCATCATCCAGCAAAGCTTTGTTTCCACCAGGTGTTTCGATGAGCACACTGGATTTTTCATCATTAAATATAAACTTGATCCCGGATCGAGTATGGATTCCTTTTTCGTGGTTGTCATCAGCGCCTGGAATGGGGCTAGGTTTAGCACTGCTATGGAGCATTCCCAAGATCACGGCTTCATTCGGATCTTCATTGATAAACCCCACTACCACTTCATCATCAAGTTCTGGCCTGAATGTCACGCCTCTTTCATTGCCTGCATCGAGACAGGCCTGTCGACACCAAATGCCTTCCTCTTCGTTATTAATGATGGGAATTTTTACTTTGATACGATCTTCTCCATCGGGATCTTCTTCCAGTTTGGTCACAATCCCTACTTGTAAACCGCTTATGGCGGCTGTTAGCCCCGCTGCAGGCGGAGTGTGGATGTTTGACTCAGATTCAGAAAACCAGGATGGATCAAAACCAAACTGCGCATCTATCGTCCAGTTTCCTTCAGCGATTTGATGACTTATGCCCGAAATAAAAACCTTGCCGTTATAGCGATCCCCTACCCCTTCCAGTAATAAATTGGTGCCGGGCTTTACGTTAGGTATTCCCTGAAACTTAATCCTTCCCCTGGTCTTGGCCATTTGCTGAAACTTCCATTTAGCATCCGCCCAGTCTTGCAGAGCGGTATCTTTCTTGTTCCCACCATGCCGAAGTATTACCTCACTGTCATCCAATAAAGCAGCTAATTCCCCCGAAGAAATATTGCCATTCAAGGACAAGGAAGGATCGGTTCCTTCGATCTCCAATAACTCCTGATCGGCCATATTCCAAGCTTTTGCCAATACTGTGGGTATTTGGGTACGTGCATCCATCTCGGCATCAAACTCTAAAACGGTAGCGCCAAACGTAACCGTCTCCACGGGTTCTGCACTTAAATCGGGCAATTGAAATTTCAATTTTCCGTCGTCTACCAATCCAATCATCCCATTGGCTTGTGCCCTCATGATCATAAAATCCCAATCGGTCACATCGTATTGGATCAATTCTGCGTGAGTGGTATTTGTAGAGCCAATGTCAGTATCCAAACCATGGGCGCCCCCAAGTGCTTCCAAAACATCCGCATCAGCCATTTCATAGAAATATTTACTTTTCCTCCTAAGGGTCATTTTCACCGCTTTGTCTTTAGCCTCTACCATAAGTAAGGACTGGTTGTTTCGGATTTTCAGGTTTTGCTTTACGATGATGCCTTTAAAAATGGTGGCTTCATCAGAATGGTAACCAGCGGTAATTTCCATTTCCTTTCCAGGAACAAAATACTCACCGTTACTGACGGCGAAATCCCGTTCAGATGGATCACCATCCAAGATGACCAGCTTTGCCACCGGTATTCTGTTGATTTCCTTGGACACGAGAATGTTTTTTACCTGAATGGTGCCTGGGATTTCTTCCCCGTCAATCAGGATCTTGTGCGTCACTCGATCTACGCTTTGGCTGGTCGATATGGTTCCACTGTTGTTCATTCCTTCTGTTTTTGTAGTGGTGGAAATCTAAGCTCTGTACCTGTTTTCAGCTTTCTGAAGTTCGTCAGTCCATTTGCTTTGGCTACCTCAAGGTAGTATTTGCTGTCTCCATAGATCCTGTATGTCATGAGTGGCAGCTTATCCCCATCCTTGACCACTCTATAATGGGTTAAGTCTGGTGACTGGTTGTTCTCTTGGGCAGTACGGAGTTCTTCCTCGACAAACTCCCCGATCTTTGCCGTGGCCAGTGCTCTTATAGGCGTACCATCTGGTCGAAAGAGCTTATACTCAATGTCCATTTCCTTGAGATAGCCCTTGAATAGCAGGCTTCCCCAAGTGATCATCAGGTAGTTGGGTTTATGCTTTTCTCCATTGTACTCATAGACCACTTTTTTGAAATGCGCCACATCATCGATTACCCCGTTTTCGGTAGCTTCATAGCCAGCGATCACGCCTGTCCGATCAAAGAGAAAATCCAATTCCAAGGTCTGTGGCAAGATCTTATTGAAGCGGATGGGTGCTGCACTGGTCCCTGCCGCCTGATCTTCATTTTGCTCTACACGGTACTGAAATTTGTATTTTTCAGGATTGAGCAAGGTGGTAAATTCACCATTGTCCACTTCTTCAGAGAATTTAGTGTCCTTGTAGGCGACGATTCTAAGCTTTTCCAGTTTTCCTTCACTCATGGCTTACCTTTCCTTTTTATTTTCCAAAATTTCCATCACTTGCTCCACACATTGCGATATGATCTCTTGCTGTCCTCCCGTTCCGGACTTGCCACCGCCAGTGGGTGATTTCCCTTCATCCACGGTGATTTTGATATGCAGTTCTTTGATTTCAATGGGCATCACTAATTTTCTTTTGTGATTTTGGTAAAATAATTATAGGCCAATTCAAGTGATTCAATGGCCAACTTACTCTCTTCAGCATTGAAATCTTCCACACTCCATTTTACAGGGTAAGCGTGTACAATATTCCAAGAGATCAAAGGCTCATGCTCTTCATTTAGCAGAGAAACAGTCACATCCAAGGGCTGGAAAACAAAATTCTCAATCGCATCCCTGCACCAAGAAATCAATTCGGAGTCAACTAATAATCCTCTCTTTAGGACTAGATTGGGATACTTGGTCTTTACTGGGAATTTATGTTTAAACCTATTTTCACCTCCCTCCGCAAATTCCTCTGTATCTATATCCACACTCAGGCCGGATACCGACTGAAAGGCATGATCCTTTTTCTTACTGAACTGATCTCCTTTTTGTGAAAAGGAAACTTGAAAGTGAAAACTGGAAGGTGGATAGAATGTCTCCATGGTTTATACTAATCATTTTGAATAGTAAGTCCCTCATGGGCAATCTCCATGGAGTCTATCGCCACCTCATTCCCATCTCCCTTTAGATCGGTAGACTGGATTTTGAGTGGCCAGGCATTCTTTACTTTCCAGGTCACCACCGGTTCATGCTCTTCATTT from Echinicola soli encodes the following:
- a CDS encoding GPW/gp25 family protein, which translates into the protein MADSNEFLGTGWSFPPEFTKESGRLKTTTGVEDINQSLEILFGTKLGERIMQPTYGCNLDELLFSSINRTLKTYVTELIKNAILYHEPRIETEKIDITQGDELRGELLIHLHYRVRATNARNNMVYPFYIEEGTNINR
- a CDS encoding DUF5908 family protein, coding for MPIEIKELHIKITVDEGKSPTGGGKSGTGGQQEIISQCVEQVMEILENKKER
- a CDS encoding baseplate J/gp47 family protein, which encodes MSADCNHIVNILNRDGTGRPDLVLDHLSPESVKLQDFELGDWYAFALNFSKHVLFYTKESENKPAGDWEKFFGHFLKDTSWLDNLEDREKLDLLKDSFDQFLAEKAATKDLTPHLTLFVCFIKLLQISQDRFNQLTKRHLDFYYQDILQIEKEPLTPDHVYLIFELAKNLSEGKLEKNTALDGGKDSAGTKRTYLTIEESIINKAQVVALKSVYNDITVDKAAIKELDTSDATGTIVMAPIANSYDGQGADLPKEAKKWWPFGYTKSCNASTQLPTLPNAKLGFTIGSHLLNLAEGNRWITVTLLFEHNILGETIDLALLQKALKLELTGEKGWIGEEAFVLENEPAFINTPVGNNKLILQINLDESASPVIAYDAGIHGGNYAIQTPLLRVIFRTENREGYNLYRLLNENPLHQVTVQTDVFGVEHVKVENDLGTLNPSKPFFPFGPRALKGANFTIHYPEAMSKPLKDISFSMDYLNTPDDFVEHYMAYNSPAIIKDITEKLEKAEEAKTSKNRQKIVREFYDNKIVEIKETDRSNVLVSLNQTVTSDNYFKVRKYPDDVSETINLFQKNGSVYSSAFSFDNPQWDTGEDKTLKIRLVNSFLHEKYPHYFTLATINGREGINDVGVLPNEPYTPLVENLRLDYTASATIDFWSESAEKNIHIIHEEPFGHLQVFSPDQAKVQKDLMVVPAFCKGGELYIGIENAKALQQVTLLFQFLEGSENPIAKDIFTGNQQISWHYLKGDHWEELKSDHVLLNQSPRFLKSGIFRFSLPKDASKESTKLPTGLHWLRASMRKPYDVVCQLIDIKAQAVEAVFEDKGNTGDHLAKGLDAATISKLQQRLSSIKSINQPFSSFDGSDQEGDDAYYRRISERLRHKKRAITLWDYEHLILQHFPNVYKVKCLNHTCEQAFQSPGNVTIILVPDTVKQAVFDIYQPRVSQATLNEVATFINDLNSFHVQAKIINPNYEEVKVDTKVKFHEGFDISFYQTQMQEDLKRFLSPWAYDQALTVQFGVTLHRSQLIHYLEELPYVDYLEAVKLKKRNPSSPPCSPTFEEVSTKDYIRPLNPKSILVSAKKHTITPITHTCSSEPNQPNEECQH
- a CDS encoding phage tail protein; translated protein: METFYPPSSFHFQVSFSQKGDQFSKKKDHAFQSVSGLSVDIDTEEFAEGGENRFKHKFPVKTKYPNLVLKRGLLVDSELISWCRDAIENFVFQPLDVTVSLLNEEHEPLISWNIVHAYPVKWSVEDFNAEESKLAIESLELAYNYFTKITKEN
- the vgrG gene encoding type VI secretion system tip protein VgrG encodes the protein MNNSGTISTSQSVDRVTHKILIDGEEIPGTIQVKNILVSKEINRIPVAKLVILDGDPSERDFAVSNGEYFVPGKEMEITAGYHSDEATIFKGIIVKQNLKIRNNQSLLMVEAKDKAVKMTLRRKSKYFYEMADADVLEALGGAHGLDTDIGSTNTTHAELIQYDVTDWDFMIMRAQANGMIGLVDDGKLKFQLPDLSAEPVETVTFGATVLEFDAEMDARTQIPTVLAKAWNMADQELLEIEGTDPSLSLNGNISSGELAALLDDSEVILRHGGNKKDTALQDWADAKWKFQQMAKTRGRIKFQGIPNVKPGTNLLLEGVGDRYNGKVFISGISHQIAEGNWTIDAQFGFDPSWFSESESNIHTPPAAGLTAAISGLQVGIVTKLEEDPDGEDRIKVKIPIINNEEEGIWCRQACLDAGNERGVTFRPELDDEVVVGFINEDPNEAVILGMLHSSAKPSPIPGADDNHEKGIHTRSGIKFIFNDEKSSVLIETPGGNKALLDDDAGSITIEDQNGNTAVMDSSGITLEAAKDFNIKATGDLNLEGTNVNVKANAQFKAEGSAGAEVSTSAVAVLKGSLVQIN
- a CDS encoding PAAR domain-containing protein, which gives rise to MGMPAARANDMHVCPMVTGTVPHVGGPIMPPGEPTVLIGGMPAARVGDMATCTGPPDSIVMGSSTVLIGGMPAARLGDSTAHGGSIVIGEPTVLIG
- a CDS encoding CIS tube protein — protein: MSEGKLEKLRIVAYKDTKFSEEVDNGEFTTLLNPEKYKFQYRVEQNEDQAAGTSAAPIRFNKILPQTLELDFLFDRTGVIAGYEATENGVIDDVAHFKKVVYEYNGEKHKPNYLMITWGSLLFKGYLKEMDIEYKLFRPDGTPIRALATAKIGEFVEEELRTAQENNQSPDLTHYRVVKDGDKLPLMTYRIYGDSKYYLEVAKANGLTNFRKLKTGTELRFPPLQKQKE